CAGCTTTATCATGACAAGGGCTGGGAGCCTGTGGTCGCCCCCGAAATGGAGTTCTTTCTGGTGGCGCGCAACCTTGACCCGGCGCATCAGATTGAACCGATGATTGGCCGTTCGGGCCGCCCCGCCGCCGCACGTCAGGCCTATTCGATGACAGCGGTAGATGAATTTGGCCCGGTGATCGACGACATCTATGATTTCGCTGAGGCACAGGGGTTTGAGATTGACGGCATCACGCAGGAAGGCGGCGCGGGACAGTTGGAAATCAACCTCCTGCATGGTGATCCGGTGAAACTGGCCGATGAGGTGTTCTATTTCAAACGTCTGATCCGCGAAGCGGCGATGCGACATCAATGCTACGCCACCTTCATGGCCAAGCCGATTGCCGATGAACCCGGTTCAGCGATGCATATCCACCATTCGATTCTGGACAAGAAAACCGGCGCGAATATCTTTTCCGACAAGGATGGCGGCGAAACCCCCGAGTTCATGCATTTCATCGCCGGATTGCAAAACCACATGCCCTCCGCGCTGGCGGTGATCGCGCCCTATGTGAACAGCTACCGGCGCTATGTGAAAGATCACGCCGCCCCGATCAATCTGGAATGGGGATATGACAACCGCACCACCGGCATCCGCGTACCGCTGTCCGGCCCATCCGCGCGGCGGGTGGAAAACCGGCTGGCAGGGATGGATTGCAACCCCTATCTGGCCATCGCGGCCTCTCTGGCCTGTGGGTATCTGGGGTTGATGGATGCCAAAGATCCCAAGGAACAATTCAAGGGGGATGCCTATGACGGTGACGGGGATATCCCGCGCGTATTGGGTGAAGCGCTTGATATCTTTGAAGAAGCCAACGCACTGCATGAGGTGCTTGGCCCAGAGTTTGCCCGCGTCTACGGCATTGTGAAACGCGCGGAATATGACGAGTTCCTACAGGTGATTTCACCTTGGGAGCGTGAACACCTGTTGTTGAACGTGTGACACGATGAACCTGCTCTACGCCAATGACCAGCGCGGCCAGTACCCCGACAGCTGGTACGCCGCAACCGCCACGCCGCAGGACCGTTTCACCCCGTTGAAGGGGGCCACCACCGCAGATGTCTGTGTAATCGGCGGCGGCTATACCGGTTTGGTCGCCGCCCTGCATCTGGCGCAGGCAGGGCGGGATGTGATCCTGCTTGAGGCACAGCGCGTCGGCTTTGGCGCATCCGGGCGCAATGGCGGGCAACTGGGCACGGGGCAACGGGTACAACAGGATTCTCTGGCGCGGATGGCCGGTGCTGATCACGCTGCAACCCTCTGGGATATGGGGCTGGAAGCGGTCGCCCTCACCAAGGAATTGATCACGACCCATAACATCGACTGTCACCTCAAACCCGGCGTGGCATGGACCGCGTCAACGGACAGCGATGTCACAGAGCTGCATGAATATGCGGATTTCCTGCGTGGCCAATATAACTATGACCAGATCGAAACCCTTGATCATGCGGCCCTGCAATCGGTCTGCCCTTCCCCCGATTATCGCGGCGGTATTCTCGATATGGGCGCGGCACATCTGCATCCGCTGAACTATGCGCTGGGTCTGGCGCGGGCCGCGAAGGACGCGGGCGTCAGAATACACGAGGGCAGCGCGGTCCATCACATCGAGGAAGGCACCAAGATCAAGGTGCAAACCGATGCGGGCCATGTGGTGGCGGATCACGTCATTCTGGGCTGTAATGGCTATCTGGGCGGGTTAAACCGCAAGGTTGCTGCGCGGGTCATGCCGATCAACAACTTCGTCGCCGCAACCGAGCCCTTGGGGGATCGCGTCAAAGACGTCTTGCCCCGTGATGTGGCAGTGGCGGACGGGCGGTTTGTTGTGAACTATTTCCGGCTTAGCCATGATGGGCGGCTGCTGTTTGGCGGTGGTGAAAGCTATGGCTATAAGTTCCCCACCGATATTGCCGCAAAGGTGCGCAAACCGATGTCAGTGGTGTTTCCACAGTTGAAAGACGTGAAAATCGACTACGCGTGGGGCGGCACCCTGGCCATCACCATGAAGCGCCTGCCCTATATGGCGCGGGTCGGGCGTAACATCTTGTCGGCCTCCGGCTATTCCGGTCACGGCGTTGGCACAGCGACCCATGCGGGCGCATTGATGGCCCGCGCGGTTCAGGGCGATGGTGATGGGTTTGACACGATGTCGGTGATCCCAACCCCGGCTTTCCCCGGTGGCAGCGCAATGCGCACACCGTTACTGGCCCTCGCGATGAGCTGGTATGCGATGCGTGACCGGTTGGGCGTCTAAACCGAACCGGTCAAAGGATCATTTGAGTTTTGACAGCTTGTCCTGCAAATCTGCGAGCTGTTTCTTGATCGCATCAAGATCTTCCGCAGGTTCGGCAGAGCTTGGTTCCGGTTCTGGGCTTGGTGCCGTTGTACCGGCACCACCGCCTACCCAACCGCCGGTCATGGCTTTCAGAAACGCCTCCTGCTGCTTTTGCATCGCTTCCATGCCCGGCATGCCGGTCATCCCGGGCATATTGGCCAAGGGATTGATCGAATTCATATTTTCGACCATCTTGCTTTGCCCGTCGCGCAACATGTCAAAGGAGGCTTGCAGGAACTGCGGCACTACAGAGACATTGCCGGACATATAGCTGCGCACCAAATCGTTCAGTACGCCAACCGGCAGCACGGATTCACCGCGGCTTTCGTGTTCCGCGATGATCTGTAGCAGATACTGGCGGGTCAGATCATCGCCCGACTTCAGGTCGATAATCTGGACTTCGCGGCCGTCCCGAATGAAACCGCCGATATCCTCCAGCGTCACATAATCGCTTGTTTCGGTGTTATAAAGCCGCCGCGACGCGTAACGCTTGATCAATAGGGGTTTCGGTGTATCCGCCACGGTTTTCCTCCCAGAAGGCCTGCTGCACTGCAGCTTAAGCACAGATTGCGGAAAATGAAAGCGTGACCCTGCGAACTATTGGATTTAACGGTCCGCAAGCGCCTGTTGCATCGCCTCAGCCACTGGAGTTTGGCGAAAGTCAGGCAAGGTGCGTTCCAGTTTTCTGCCATCCATACGGTGCGGTATATTCCACAGGTATTGCATTTCGCCGATCTCTCGCATGCGACGGTTGAACAGCCCCAGAAGGCGCAGCAACGGCCATGGCATGGCTGATACCTTTTGTGTCTTGCCGGTGGCTCGCGCGATTTCGTCGATCAGTTCCGCCCCTGTCAGGGTATATCCATCAAAGCCGAATTCCTCAAACGCGGCAAACTGCTCCCGCCGCTCGGCCAACTGTACGGCGGCACGGGCCATATCAGGCAGGTAAGCCCATGCATGTATCCGGTCCCGAGGCCCCGGATACATAGTGCGCCCTTTGCGCGAAGCCTTGGCGATATGGGCCTCGAACCAGTTTGTGGTCATGCCCCCGGTGATAAAGTCGCCGCCACGCAACACAATCGTACGCACACCTGCATTGCGAAAGGCGTTTTCCATCTCCACCCGCAGCCTGCCTTTACGTGTCGTCGGGTGCCATGGTGTTGTTTCTGTCCAAAGCTCCGGTCCCTCAGCCCCGTAATTATAGACATTGCCGGGGATGATCACCGTGGCCCCGCTGGCCTTTGCCGCCGTAATCACCGCCTGCGCCATGGGCATCAGATCCCGCACCCAGTTTTCGTAAAGCGGGTTCAGCGCGTTCACGATTACATCAAACCCCTGACAGGCTGCCGCCAGTGTTGCAGGATCCCGCGCATCCCCCTCCAGCGTTTGAATGGGTGCCGCAGGCGCTTTGTCCCAGTTACGGGCAAACGCGATTACCTGCCATCCGGCCTCTGCAAATGCCCGTGCCGCCGCATTGCCAAAACGTCCCTTCGCCCCCAGTACGATTACCTTGCCCATGCCATATCTCCTGTTCCATTTGTCATGAACTCAGATAAGGTATCGAAAAACAGATAGCATTAGGCCAATACTGCCTACCGTTATTCAAAATCGGATACCTAATGCCTCAAATTGACTGGTCCCATCTGCATTCCTTTGTCGCTGTTGCTGAACATGGCTCCCTTTCAGCCGCTGCCCGTGCGCATCACAGCAGCCAACCCACCCTGAGCCGCCATATCGCACTCTTAGAACAATCGCTGGGTGCACGCCTGTTCAGCCGCACCAAGACGGGTGTCACCCTGACCGAAAAGGGCCGCGCGTTATTGGTGCATGCGGGTGAAATGGCGGATGCGGCGGCGCGGCTGTCGATCCTGTCAGACGGCGGTGATGGCGCTATGGCCGGCGCGGTGCGGATCACGGCCAGCCAGATCGTCGCCACCTATCTGCTGC
This DNA window, taken from Sulfitobacter pacificus, encodes the following:
- a CDS encoding NAD(P)/FAD-dependent oxidoreductase, with the protein product MNLLYANDQRGQYPDSWYAATATPQDRFTPLKGATTADVCVIGGGYTGLVAALHLAQAGRDVILLEAQRVGFGASGRNGGQLGTGQRVQQDSLARMAGADHAATLWDMGLEAVALTKELITTHNIDCHLKPGVAWTASTDSDVTELHEYADFLRGQYNYDQIETLDHAALQSVCPSPDYRGGILDMGAAHLHPLNYALGLARAAKDAGVRIHEGSAVHHIEEGTKIKVQTDAGHVVADHVILGCNGYLGGLNRKVAARVMPINNFVAATEPLGDRVKDVLPRDVAVADGRFVVNYFRLSHDGRLLFGGGESYGYKFPTDIAAKVRKPMSVVFPQLKDVKIDYAWGGTLAITMKRLPYMARVGRNILSASGYSGHGVGTATHAGALMARAVQGDGDGFDTMSVIPTPAFPGGSAMRTPLLALAMSWYAMRDRLGV
- the phaR gene encoding polyhydroxyalkanoate synthesis repressor PhaR, producing the protein MADTPKPLLIKRYASRRLYNTETSDYVTLEDIGGFIRDGREVQIIDLKSGDDLTRQYLLQIIAEHESRGESVLPVGVLNDLVRSYMSGNVSVVPQFLQASFDMLRDGQSKMVENMNSINPLANMPGMTGMPGMEAMQKQQEAFLKAMTGGWVGGGAGTTAPSPEPEPSSAEPAEDLDAIKKQLADLQDKLSKLK
- a CDS encoding NAD(P)H-binding protein; the encoded protein is MGKVIVLGAKGRFGNAAARAFAEAGWQVIAFARNWDKAPAAPIQTLEGDARDPATLAAACQGFDVIVNALNPLYENWVRDLMPMAQAVITAAKASGATVIIPGNVYNYGAEGPELWTETTPWHPTTRKGRLRVEMENAFRNAGVRTIVLRGGDFITGGMTTNWFEAHIAKASRKGRTMYPGPRDRIHAWAYLPDMARAAVQLAERREQFAAFEEFGFDGYTLTGAELIDEIARATGKTQKVSAMPWPLLRLLGLFNRRMREIGEMQYLWNIPHRMDGRKLERTLPDFRQTPVAEAMQQALADR
- a CDS encoding glutamine synthetase family protein → MADWKETLPEAAATYLEGKRLDEVECIISDLPGIARGKAVPASKFARQEYFHLPDSIFYQTITGDWGEAAGDEGFTEKDMILKPDMSTATAAPWTGDWTLQVIHDAYDRHNNPVEFSPRNVLKRVVQLYHDKGWEPVVAPEMEFFLVARNLDPAHQIEPMIGRSGRPAAARQAYSMTAVDEFGPVIDDIYDFAEAQGFEIDGITQEGGAGQLEINLLHGDPVKLADEVFYFKRLIREAAMRHQCYATFMAKPIADEPGSAMHIHHSILDKKTGANIFSDKDGGETPEFMHFIAGLQNHMPSALAVIAPYVNSYRRYVKDHAAPINLEWGYDNRTTGIRVPLSGPSARRVENRLAGMDCNPYLAIAASLACGYLGLMDAKDPKEQFKGDAYDGDGDIPRVLGEALDIFEEANALHEVLGPEFARVYGIVKRAEYDEFLQVISPWEREHLLLNV